The DNA window GATAGTGGCTTCCGACACGTCCAGATCGTAAGCAATCTGTTTGTTCAGAAGTCCTTCAGCCAACATACCCAAGACACGGAACTGCTGGGGCGTCAGAGAGGCCAGACGCTCCGAAAAGTCCGTGGGTTCGGATTGCATCCGCTCGATCTTGTCGGCCACGCCGTCTGGTAACCACACATCGCCTTCCAGAACCGCTTGAATGCCTTCCGTGATGGTCGGCAGAGGCGCGCTTTTCGGGATAAAGCCGGAGGCACCATAGTCCACAGAGCGACGCATAACCTGTAAGTCTTCGGAGCCAGACACAACCACCACGGGCAAGCCCGGATACTGGCCTCGCATGAACACCAAACCCGAATAACCATGTGCACCCGGCATATTCAGGTCCAGCAAGATCAGGTCAGCATCGGGGTTAGCCTCTACCGCCGCCTGTAATGCCTTGATGCTGTCCACCTCGACTGTATTCGCATCCGGCACCGCTTGGTTGACCGCCTGTTTCAAGGCTGCTCGAAACAAAGGGTGGTCATCAGCGACGATAATTGTTTGTGTCATTCCACACATCCCTCACAGGTTATAGGCTGGCAGCCATGAGCGATTAACTCGTCGCCCGGCTACCAATCAGTTCATCCACTACACTTGGATCGGCCAGCGTGGAAGTATCTCCCAACTGGTCATGCTCATTGGCTGCAATCTTACGCAATATTCTTCGCATAATCTTGCCGGATCTTGTTTTTGGAAGACCCGGGGCCCACTGAATCACATCCGGTGACGCAATCGGCCCAATTTCCTTACGAACCCACTGAACCAGTTCTTTCTTCAACTCATCAGACGGTTCTTGACCCTGCATCAGGGTAACGTACACATAGATGCCTTGACCTTTAATTTCATGGGGGTAGCCCACCACAGCAGCTTCTGCCACTTTATCATGGGCGACAAGAGCACTTTCAACTTCGGCAGTACCCAGGCGGTGGCCAGACACGTTCAATACGTCATCAACACGACCGGTAATCCAGTAATCGCCATCTTCATCGCGGCGCGCGCCGTCTCCGGTGAAGTACATGCCCTTGTAGGTACTGAAATAAGTCTGGATAAAGCGTTCGTGATCCCCGTAAATAGTGCGCATCTGTCCGGGCCAACTATCCAGAATCACCAGGTTGCCCTCGGTGGCGCCTTCCAGCAGATTACCGTCATTATCCACTAACGCGGGCTGAACACCGAAGAAAGGCCGCGTGGCCGAACCCGGCTTCAGATCCACCGCGCCCGGCAGGGGCGCAATCAGAATGCCGCCGGTTTCAGTTTGCCACCAGGTATCCACGATCGGGCATTTGCTGTTGCCAATTACACGGTGGTACCACTCCCAGGCCTCGGGGTTGATCGGCTCGCCAACCGAGCCCAGCACGCGAAGGCTGTCGCGGGTTGTGCCATCCATGCAAGACGCGCCTTCGGCCATCAACGCACGAATCGCGGTAGGCGCCGTGTACAGAATATTGACCTTATGCTTATCCACGACCTGCCCCATCCGTGAACTGTCGGGATAATTAGGTACACCTTCAAACAGCAGGGTGATTGCACCGTTTGCCAAGGGGCCGTAGAGGATATAGCTGTGCCCGGTAACCCAACCAAAATCCGCCGTGCACCAGTAAACATCGCCATCATGATAATCAAACACATATTGATGGGTCATAGCGGCATAAACCATATAGCCGCCGGTGGTGTGTAGCACGCCTTTCGGCGCACCAGTGGAGCCGGAGGTATACAGCATGAACAACGGATCTTCCGCATTCATCGGCTCAGGCTCGCACTCGGTCGACGCCTTTGCCATCAAGTCTTCGTAACGAACATCACGCCCCTCGGTCCAAGGCACCTGATCGTTACCGGTGCGAGTCACCACAATGACTCGCTCCACCTTAGCGTTACTTTCGTGGTTGAGCGCCGCATCTACGTTCTTTTTCAGCGGAATGGCACGACCGCCACGCAAACCTTCATCAGCGGTTATAACAAAACGAGACTTACCATTAACCACACGGGCTGCGACAGCTTCGGGAGAGAAGCCCCCAAACACCACAGAATGGATTGCACCGATGCGGGCACAAGCCAGCATCGCAACGGCCGTTTCCACGATCATTGGCATGTAGATAGTAACGACATCGCCTTTCTTAACGCCCTGATCTTTCAGCACGTTAGCAAACTTACAGACTTCTTGGTGCAGTTCGCGGTAGGTCACATTGCGTGAAACCGAAGGATCATCACCTTCAAAAATAATGGCGGTCTGATCGCCGCGGTCGGCAAGATGGCGATCTAGACAGTTAGCCGAGGCGTTCAAAACGCCATCTTCGAACCATTTTATAGAAAGGTTATTGTAATCATAGGTGCTGTTTTTCACCTTGGTAAACGGCTTGATCCAATCAATACGCTTACCATGCTCTCCCCAGAATTCATTCGGTTTTTCAACGGACTGGCGATACATTTTCTCGTATTGCTCTGCCGTCACCAAAGCATTTTTCTCGATATCGGGTTGAACCGGATACACCTTCTTATCTGTCATTGTATTCCCCTTGCTAAGAGTTTTTATCGTTATCGAATGTCGTTTCAAGGCGGGTGGAACGCAGTGCCGCGTTCGAAAATATGGTTACACGTAGTTCAACACGTGACTCACTACACATTGAATTAGACGAACGTCCAAAATAAATTAGACGAACGTCCTGCGTTCGAACAGAGGGGAAATCAACATTCAAGTAAAACTCAAGCGTTCAAGGCCATTCACGCCGCACATTTGGCTTGTTTTTTTGTCTTAACCCTTCGGGTTTTTCGAGGCTTCAGCGCGTAACGATTGAGCCCGGCCAAATGAATTTTCCGCAGATACGTTTCCCAATCAACGGCGCGGGCATCTACCGGGAACAAGCTCTGATCCACGGCGCCGGAGCGTTCTGCCAACGCAAGTAGGTCGTCATTGCAAAAAATATAATCCGGTGCCGTGTAAAACCCGAAAATCGTCGCCAGCGACTGAGTCGTATCCAGATTTCTCAGCCACTTTAGGTCGGCACGACTGCCCAGACGTTTGAGCCCCCCATTGGTCAGCCTGAGAGGCAAACGTACACCTCTCACCGCCAGCTCGAACAAGGTTCGATTGACTGCCACGAAAGGCTTAGAGGGCTTTCGGTAGAAGAGATGATCGTAAGCGGCATAATTCGCTTTTGCTTCGGCAATCAGATGATCAATGAACTGACCAATGGTGACCGGGTTAGAGCTACCACTACAGCACTGGTAAATCCTCTGGCCATTGGGCTCAGCCAGAGCCTCTGTCAGCGCAAGAATGATTGAGTTGGCCACAAGATCCACGGGAATGACATCGATAACACCTGAACGATTGCCCGGAAACAACGATACTTTCCCACGGGCGTACGCCAGAATAATTGCGTCAGCAACTTTCACCCCCTCAATCCAGCCGGGCGCGGGCTCCTCAAGAGCGCTTTCAATAATAGAAGGTCGAACAATGGTCAAGCTTCGCCCTTTCAGCGCCTTAAGCAATAGTTGTTCACCCATCCATTTGGTAAAGGTGTAGGTATCACTCCAGCCATAGCGACGAGCTTCACGCAGCCCCAGCTCAACCAATCGCTTATCCAAAGCCCTACCCTCAAAACGGGTTTGCTCTTCCTCAACTTTGCTCTGGAGGGTCGCAATCAGATTCTCTACTTCGTAGTAGCCATGCACGGAACGCGGTACAGACTTTTTAGCCGGCTTGATGATGGACTCGGTGACCTGCCCGCTATTCATGCCGTTCACATAGCACGTCGATACCTGCAAAACAGCAAGCTGCAAATTCAATCGTGCCAGCTCGGCGATATTGTCTAGGCAAAGCGTGTTGATCTTCAGCGCTTGATCAAGCGCTTCCTGAAAGTTCACACTGGCCGCAGAGTTGATCACTGCATCTAGATCACCTGCCAGTTTTTGAAATGCCTGCTGCCCGATTCCAAACGAAGGCTCGGTGACTTCCCCAGTGATACAGTGAACCTTATCAGTAAGGAACGACTCAAAAGCCTCTGAATCGTGTTCGCGCATACGATCAAATACCGAGGATGTCGCAACCTCTTCAAGAAACCGACTACGGGCATCCGCATGTTTCCTGTTCGCTCGAATCAACAGATACACGCCACCAATCTCAGGCACCGTCCGAATAAGTTTTTCCAGAACCACTTTGCCTAAAAATCCCGAGGTGCCTGTAATCAGCACCCGTTTTCCTTTCAGCTGCCTCAACACCTGAGACGTTGCCTTATCAGCCGCTGCCTGTTCGTTCGCCATTTTCTGCACTCCGTGTCTCAAACCGGTTACCGGGTCCAAGCATTCCCGAATACTGAGCCATGCCTTACTTTTATTTTCGTTCAATGCTTGCACACTCAGTATGACAAGCGGGTGACCAACTGCATACTTAACATACAAACCCAAATCGATTTTGTTTTCCGTCCCTCAAAAATGACGACGGACGTGTAGAAAAACCAACCACATCACATTCCTACTAACACAGCGCTCAAAGACACATTCACGATGAGCGGGATGTCGCACGCGGTGCATACGCTGCTCGCAGGCCCAACATCAGTGCCGATAACCCTTGCTCACTGGAGGTTCGTCTTAAAACCAAAGTTCGTCGTCACGCTTACCCATGCGCCAGCCAGAATTGTAAGACACTCGGATCAGTAAGGTTGACGAGGTTAGCAAAGCGTTGCAGCTCGTTAATTTTTGTATCTCGAAATGCGTGCTACTGCACATATTTCGCTCAGTCCCTTCTCTAATCTAGATCATACACGCACGTCACCGAATCACCGGCTAACGGTTAACAACGACAAAAAGGTGACGGCAAACAAAGACTAGAAAGAAGGCAGCAATCATGCGCGATAAGTACAAATATATCGGTCCCGTCTACGACTTTCTCAGCAATCTTTACAGCGGTAAAAACATTCATCACTGCAAAACCGCCATGCTGGATGTTGAAACTCTGCAAAAAGGCGATCGGGTTTTATTTGCCGGCGTTGGTCATGGTCGTGACGCGATTCGCGCAGCAGAACTCGGGGCCGATGTAACGGTGGTCGATTTATCTGAAACCATGCTTCGAAAATTTGGTGATGCACTGCGTGACGAAGCGCCTCACCTCAGCATTCGCCGTATCCACAGCGATATTATGAAAGTAGATGAAGCAGGCGAATACGACATGGTTGTCGCCAACTTTTTCCTGAACGTATTCGATGAAGACATGATGGTTAAAGTTCTGGAACATCTGATCAACCTGGGTAAGTCAGATGCCAAAATCGTCGTTGGCGATTTTTGTTACCCCACCGGAAATATTTTCTCTCGCACGTTCAAAAAACTGTATTGGTACATGGCCGTGTTCGTCTTTTGGCTATTCGCCAACAACGCTTTCCACAAAATCTACAACTATCCCGAACACATGCAGCGTCTGGGCTTGCAAGTGAACGAAAAGAAGCACTTCAAGCTTCTTAACATGGATTGCTATTGGTCGATTCTCGGCCAGAAAAAAGCCTAAAACCTATTAACCACGATAATAAAAAGGTTACGGGAGCAGTGTTATGTCAGACCAAATTCTTGCACTCGATGGCATCAAAGAGAACGCGAGTTGCCAGTTCACATTCTCTGAACGTGTGGGCTACCTGAAGCAACACGGCGCGCACTCGCAGTCGTTTTCCACGCTACAACCCGGCATGCAATATTTCGATGTACCGGGTGTGGGCTACATTGCTTACATGCGCAAATGGGGTGCCACCTTCGTCCTGTCGGATCCGGTGGCTGCGCGGGAAGATTTCCCCGTAATTCTTGAGCAGTTCCAGCAGACGTTTCCGAACGCTTCATACGTTCAGGTGTCCAAGGCCGTTGTGGATTTTCTTCACCTACGTTTCGGCATGTATGGCACACAGTTTGGTTGCGAGTCCCGTATCAACCTCCAGAAATGGTCGCTAACAGGCAAGAAAAAACAAATCTTGCGTACCGCTCTGAATCAGGCTGAAAAGCATGGGATCATTGTAAAAGAACGCTACAGCGACGATCACACCCGCGAAATATCCGAGGCTTGGATACGCACTCGAAAATGCAAAAGCAATGAAATCCGGTTCCTGATTCGCCCGATGGAAATGGATTACCGTGAGAACGAACGCCACTTCTACGCTTACGAAGACAGCAAGGCTGTCGGCTTCATCTATTTTGATCCGATCTACCACAACAACAAAATTATCAGCTACGTGCCCAATATCTCACGGGCAAATGCAGACTTCCGTCAAGGCATTTTCTACACCTTGATGGCCCACGCCATGGAAGTGTTTAAAGAAGAAGGGGTGCCGTTCATCGATTTGGGCCTGATACCTTTATCACTGGACAAAGCCACCGAGCACCAAGAAAGCCCGCTGCTAAAAAAACTGATGCACGGCATCTACGACAAAGGAAATTTTTTATACAATTTCAAAGGATTGGAGTTCACAAAATCCCGTTTTCGAGGCGAAAACTTCAAAACCTATTGTTGTCACAAGCGTGCCATTCCAGCACTTGAATTCTTCGCGATGTTTAAACTGACCCGGTTACTTTAAGCCGGGCCAGTTACTCTTCACATCGGCGACGGGCATTCCCATACCTTCCAGGAAACGCTCAATACCAGCCGGAGCGGGGCCGGAAAAACAGGCGGCTCCCACCACTCCTCCTGACAACTCGCCGGGCACATCTGAAGGCAGCATGCGGCCAGCGTTTTTCAGTAAATACTCGACCCGTCGAGCGATTGCCGCTCCCGAATCAACCCAAAACGCCACGTCCGGCAAGCTTTCCCGAAACCACTGCAGCAACAAAGGATAATGGGTACAGCCCAAGACAACGGTGTCCACACCGCGTTGTTGAAACGGACGCATGGCCTCATTTAGGTGATGTTGATTCGGCTCCTGACCGGAAACCAACTCTTCTGCCCAGCGCACCAGATTCGGATCGCCCAAGCGGACAACCTCACAATTACTCGCAAAGTCTCTAATAAGCTTGTCCAGATAGGGTCGTTTCACCGTAGCCGGAGTCGCCAGAACACCGATTTTTCGGTTCAATGTGCACTGCGATGCCGGTTTGATCGCAGGAACGACGCCCACCACAGGAATCTCTGTTCGCGCTCTCAGATAAGGCAAAACAATAGTACTGGCGGTATTACAGGCAATAACAATGACATCGCACGGAGTTTGCTGAACGCACGCTTCGATCAGCGAGCAGCAGCGGTCGATCACCACCTGTTCCGGTTGATCGCCATAGGGAAACCCCGCGTTGTCGGCCACATACAGTAATTCTGCGCTGGGCAACGCGCGATGAATACAGGCGGCCACACTGAAACCACCGACGCCCGAATCAAACACCAGTACTCTGGGATTACGTTTGTTCATCGTCAGGATGACGCTCCGGCGGCGGCAATTTCCTCTTTCATGGCTTGAATCAACTGCCCTGAAATAGTGGTG is part of the Marinobacter sp. JH2 genome and encodes:
- a CDS encoding class I SAM-dependent methyltransferase: MRDKYKYIGPVYDFLSNLYSGKNIHHCKTAMLDVETLQKGDRVLFAGVGHGRDAIRAAELGADVTVVDLSETMLRKFGDALRDEAPHLSIRRIHSDIMKVDEAGEYDMVVANFFLNVFDEDMMVKVLEHLINLGKSDAKIVVGDFCYPTGNIFSRTFKKLYWYMAVFVFWLFANNAFHKIYNYPEHMQRLGLQVNEKKHFKLLNMDCYWSILGQKKA
- a CDS encoding DUF2156 domain-containing protein, with the protein product MSDQILALDGIKENASCQFTFSERVGYLKQHGAHSQSFSTLQPGMQYFDVPGVGYIAYMRKWGATFVLSDPVAAREDFPVILEQFQQTFPNASYVQVSKAVVDFLHLRFGMYGTQFGCESRINLQKWSLTGKKKQILRTALNQAEKHGIIVKERYSDDHTREISEAWIRTRKCKSNEIRFLIRPMEMDYRENERHFYAYEDSKAVGFIYFDPIYHNNKIISYVPNISRANADFRQGIFYTLMAHAMEVFKEEGVPFIDLGLIPLSLDKATEHQESPLLKKLMHGIYDKGNFLYNFKGLEFTKSRFRGENFKTYCCHKRAIPALEFFAMFKLTRLL
- a CDS encoding response regulator transcription factor, yielding MTQTIIVADDHPLFRAALKQAVNQAVPDANTVEVDSIKALQAAVEANPDADLILLDLNMPGAHGYSGLVFMRGQYPGLPVVVVSGSEDLQVMRRSVDYGASGFIPKSAPLPTITEGIQAVLEGDVWLPDGVADKIERMQSEPTDFSERLASLTPQQFRVLGMLAEGLLNKQIAYDLDVSEATIKAHITAVFRKLGVRNRTQAVIAIQQMELDPSEQSLSGG
- the acs gene encoding acetate--CoA ligase, whose product is MTDKKVYPVQPDIEKNALVTAEQYEKMYRQSVEKPNEFWGEHGKRIDWIKPFTKVKNSTYDYNNLSIKWFEDGVLNASANCLDRHLADRGDQTAIIFEGDDPSVSRNVTYRELHQEVCKFANVLKDQGVKKGDVVTIYMPMIVETAVAMLACARIGAIHSVVFGGFSPEAVAARVVNGKSRFVITADEGLRGGRAIPLKKNVDAALNHESNAKVERVIVVTRTGNDQVPWTEGRDVRYEDLMAKASTECEPEPMNAEDPLFMLYTSGSTGAPKGVLHTTGGYMVYAAMTHQYVFDYHDGDVYWCTADFGWVTGHSYILYGPLANGAITLLFEGVPNYPDSSRMGQVVDKHKVNILYTAPTAIRALMAEGASCMDGTTRDSLRVLGSVGEPINPEAWEWYHRVIGNSKCPIVDTWWQTETGGILIAPLPGAVDLKPGSATRPFFGVQPALVDNDGNLLEGATEGNLVILDSWPGQMRTIYGDHERFIQTYFSTYKGMYFTGDGARRDEDGDYWITGRVDDVLNVSGHRLGTAEVESALVAHDKVAEAAVVGYPHEIKGQGIYVYVTLMQGQEPSDELKKELVQWVRKEIGPIASPDVIQWAPGLPKTRSGKIMRRILRKIAANEHDQLGDTSTLADPSVVDELIGSRATS
- a CDS encoding fatty acyl-CoA reductase; translation: MANEQAAADKATSQVLRQLKGKRVLITGTSGFLGKVVLEKLIRTVPEIGGVYLLIRANRKHADARSRFLEEVATSSVFDRMREHDSEAFESFLTDKVHCITGEVTEPSFGIGQQAFQKLAGDLDAVINSAASVNFQEALDQALKINTLCLDNIAELARLNLQLAVLQVSTCYVNGMNSGQVTESIIKPAKKSVPRSVHGYYEVENLIATLQSKVEEEQTRFEGRALDKRLVELGLREARRYGWSDTYTFTKWMGEQLLLKALKGRSLTIVRPSIIESALEEPAPGWIEGVKVADAIILAYARGKVSLFPGNRSGVIDVIPVDLVANSIILALTEALAEPNGQRIYQCCSGSSNPVTIGQFIDHLIAEAKANYAAYDHLFYRKPSKPFVAVNRTLFELAVRGVRLPLRLTNGGLKRLGSRADLKWLRNLDTTQSLATIFGFYTAPDYIFCNDDLLALAERSGAVDQSLFPVDARAVDWETYLRKIHLAGLNRYALKPRKTRRVKTKKQAKCAA
- the murI gene encoding glutamate racemase; translated protein: MNKRNPRVLVFDSGVGGFSVAACIHRALPSAELLYVADNAGFPYGDQPEQVVIDRCCSLIEACVQQTPCDVIVIACNTASTIVLPYLRARTEIPVVGVVPAIKPASQCTLNRKIGVLATPATVKRPYLDKLIRDFASNCEVVRLGDPNLVRWAEELVSGQEPNQHHLNEAMRPFQQRGVDTVVLGCTHYPLLLQWFRESLPDVAFWVDSGAAIARRVEYLLKNAGRMLPSDVPGELSGGVVGAACFSGPAPAGIERFLEGMGMPVADVKSNWPGLK